The segment GCGGAAATGTAAGTTTGTGCGGCTTGATTTAGCTCAAATCGTAAAATTTAGAGTTTTTTAATGGTGGGCGGCACCGCCCGGGGCGCGACTGATTAGCCGCTGAATGCCCCGGAACGGCGCAGGCGGTTCAGTTCGGTGCGCACGGCGTTGGTGCGCTTGCTGCTTCCGAGCTTGGACAGCTCCGCAGCACCGATCTGGCCGCTGGTGGTCAGCTTGAGGCGGCGCATGAGTTTGCGACGGATCGTGACCTGTTTGCCCTGAAAGACTGCATTGGCGGGTTCTTCCCATGAGCAGACCAAATGGTTGTGGTCTTTGCGTAATTCAATGGTCATGTGGACTCCTCCTTGTTTTTCTTCCTGCCCGTGGTGGTTCTGGATATTTCCTGAAGGCCACCGCAGGGGATGCCCATTGACAGCAAGCCCCGTGCCAGAAATTTTTTTGGTTCACGATTTGATGTGATGCTTGAATATGAAGCGGTCATGGGGATCTCCTGGGTATGGTATAATAGTAGGAATTAACTTGCTATTCCTGAATGCTCGAGTTGTGCATTCCTGTGATCCAGGCGTTGATTTCACTGTCGCACTGGGTGAAGGCTTCAACGACTCGAGGGTCGTATCGCTGTCCGGAATACCGGACTATGTCTGCTGCAGCGGCCTCGAAATCCATAGCGGGCTTGTATGTCCGAGGTTGCAGCATCGCGGAGAGGCTGTCCGCTACTGCAATAATGCGTGCTCCGTCAGGAATATTGCGACCGCGAAGCCCGTGAGGGTAGCCTGTACCATCATAGCTCTCGTGGTGATGCAGAATGATGTCGGCTATTCCTCCGGGGTGCCCCAGGGCTTTGACCGGACGCACGATTTGCGCCCCGATCTCCGGGTGGCGTTTGATGATTCCCCATTCCCGAGTTGTCAGTGTACCTGGTTTGCGCAGGATATCGTCCGGGATGCCTATCTTGCCAATATCGTGCAGGTGGCCTGCGATATGAATGGTTTCGGCCTTGCGTGGGCTATAGCCCATGCGCAGAGCAAGAATCTGGCTGATAACGGCAACTTCCTCGGAATGTTCACAGGTGCAGGGGTCCTTGGCATCCACAGCCATTCCCAGCGATTCGGCCAGTTGATGAAGACTGATGGAGAGCGTGGTGCATTCGATGTCTGACGACTGGGGGCATTGCAGAAAGGGCTTGGTATTGGGCAGTGGTGTGAGCATGCATGGGTCCTTTTTGTGTCCGGTTCGCCGGACTGGTGGATGTGGCAAAACAGTGTCTATTGAAAATGATTTTCAAAGTCAATACCAGCCTCGATTAAAGTTGGGAGAGTACTCGGGAGAGGCTAGAGGAGAACTGGAATGTGCTGTTAATATGTTAGTACAATGGTCAAGTATAATTCACTCTTTTTCTTTGACGCAGGAGGTGGAGATGGTAGGTTTTACTCAAAAGGACTGTGCGACGGTTTCTCAATGGAGGAACGATGGAAAAACAATTGCTGGTCACCGTGAGTGAAGAAGGCTGTGCTCTGAAAGGGATTCATTTCATTCATGATTTTTTTGAGCATCAGGGTGCTTTGGGGTTGACCTTGTTCTATACGGCGCCCAAGCCAAGGGCCGTCTGGGTAGAGGAGGAATTCTTCGAAGCCATGGATGAATATGATCGCACAATCCGCCAAGGCAAGCAGGTGGGGCGTGAATCATTGAGTGCTGCTCGGAAGTTGTTGGCGGAATATGAATTTCCAGAGGGGCAGGTGAATACCAAGCTGCATCTGCGAGAGGTCTCCACGGCCAAGGATATTTTGAGTGAGGGCGAAAGAGGGGGGTACGACGCCATTGTTTTGGGGCAACGGGGGGCTCGTCGGTTTCAGGAAATGATGGATGAAAGCGTCACCGAGCAGGTGGTGGAAAGGCAGTTGGGTGCTCCCTTGTGGATTTGTCGCGAGCCTGAGCAGGGGCGGCGCAATGTTCTGCTCTGTCTTGACGGGTCCGATGCGGCATTCAGGGTTGCCGAACATGTAGGGTGCATATTGGCCAATGAGCCTCGGCATAATGTCTGCTTGATGCATGTGGCGGAGAGTGGCTTGTTTGCCGCTGATTCAACGCCATCAATCTATGCACGGGCCAGAAAGGCTTTGCAGGAGAATGGAGTGGATGAAGCCCGGATCAGCGAAGTCCCGGCTGTGTCGGGCGCCGTTTCTGCAGCAATCATCGCCGAGGCCCGTTCCGGGAATTACGCCGTGGTGGCCACGGGCAGCATGGAGCGCAAGCGGAGCAGGTTGCGCCGGGCGATATTTGGTTCGGTGGTGCGTGATCTCATGAAGCTGCTGACCGGGGCTGTGCTCTGGGTGAGTGCCTAGATTGAAGCCAAGGTCATGGACAAACCGGGTTCCGAGCCTCATACTTCCTTGGCTGCATGACAACTGCCAAGGAGAATCGCCAGATGGCATCTGTGTATTTTATTGGGGCCGGACCCGGAGATCCTGAACTGATTACGGTCAAAGGGCGCAGGCTTATTTGTGAAGCTGATCTTGTGTTGTATGCGGGGTCATTGGTTCCATCAGAGGTGGTTGCCTGCGCACGGGAAGATGCCCGGGTGGAAGATTCATCGTCCCTGACGCTGGACCAGACGCATGCCCTGTTGGCCGAGGCCGTGGAAAGGGGCGGGATGGTGGCGCGTGTGCATACCGGTGATCCCTCTCTGTATGGGGCCGTGCAGGAGCAGGCGAGACTTCTGGATCGGGATGGCATCTCTTGGGAGATTGTCCCAGGTGTCACGGCGGCCTTTGCTGCTGCGGCGATGGCTGGCGAATCGTTTACGGTGCCGGAACGCGTTCAGTCTCTGGTGGTGACGCGGGCCCCGGGGCGAACCGCCGTCCCTGATGGCGAAGAACTGGCAGCGTTTGCGGCACATGGGTGTTCCATGGCCATTTATCTGTCGACATCCCTGGCTCAGTCTGTTCAGGCCCAGTTGCTTGAGGGTGGTCTGACGGGTGACACACCCGTGGTGGTTGTGCACCGCGCCGGCTGGCCGGACGGTGAAGTGTTGAGGACCACGCTGGAGAAATTGTCTCAGGACGTCGAGTACAAGCAATGGACCCGCCAGGCGGTATTTCTTGTGCTCCCGGGGAAGGCTGAAAAAGCTCCGGTTTCGCGACTGTATGACCCCTCCTTTGCCCATGGCTGGCGCGACTCCAGCGACTGATTGTTCTTCTGGGAACTGGGTAATTCTACGTTCCTTTTGTCGAGTCTGAATTTTCGGACAAAATCCTTTGCAATTTGTCTTTGGGACCTTACTCTGGTGGTGCGGAACCCGCACCCTGCGGGAATTCTGTGCCCAAGAGGCACTGGAACGTTTTTTGTACAATGGGCGAACACAGGCCGGCGCGTCGGAAGCGGGGCCATTGGAGTAAACAATGATATCGTCCACGATGGGTCCAATGAAAAGATTGCTGCTTGCGTGTCTGGCTGTAACCGTGTTGCTGGTGTCCTCTGCATGGGCCTCCGGTGGAGCTGAGGCCCCTGAGACGAGTGGAGTTTCGTCGTCCCAGCTTCGGGCGAATATCCTGATTCTGAACTCGTACCATTATGGGTACCCCTGGTCCGACGAGATCGTCCGCGGTCTGCGTGAGGGGTTTAGCCCCTTCCCGGGAATCGAACTCCAGGTCGAATATATGGATTTCAAGCGATACGAATTGGCTCATCTCGCTCCTCTGTTGGTTGATCTGTATGCTCGCAAGTTCAGTGACAAGAAGTTCGACCTGATCGTGGTCTCCGATAACAACGCCTTTTCTTTTATCCGTCAGTATGGCGAATTGCTGTTCCCGGGGCTTCCCGTGATCTTCTGCGGCGTGAATGATTTCGATCCAGCCCTCATCGAAGGTCGAAATATCACGGGCATTGTGGAGAACTATGACGTTGGAGATACTCTGGAGTTGGCTCTCAATCAGCATCCAGGGAAGAAGAGGCTGGTGGTCATTGGGGACAGATCCAATACCGGTACGGCCATCATGAACCAGGTCAAGCAGGCCGAATCCCAGTTCGCCAACAGGTTGAGCTTCGAATACTGGACCAAGTACGATCTCGACGAGATCATGTCTCGCGCAGCCCAGGCCGACGACGATACGTTCTTCTATTTTATTCCCTTTTACACCGAGATCAATGGTCGCTTCTACTCGGCCCAGCAGCTTCTGGATTTAGTCTACCAAAGCACGGTAGCTCCTATCTATTCCAGTTGGGAGTTTCTTCTGGGGCACGGCATCGTCGGTGGAAAGTTGTTGTCGGGCGAGGAACACGGGCGGCAGACCGCTGCGCTGTCCATGCGAATTATTACCGGTGAGTCTGCGGCTGACATTCCTGTCATCACCAAGGCCACGACACTGTATCGTTTTGACTACGACGTGTTGGTCTCGCAAGGCATTCCCGTGGGCCTGTTGCCCGAGGGCAGCACGCTGATCAACGAGCCCAAAGCGTTTTATGAGTTGGATAAGCAGGTTTTTTGGACCATCATGGTCAGTTTTATGCTGTTGTTGGTGACCACGGTGTTTCTGTATTTCAATATCATTCGTCGACGGGCCGTGGAACTGCGCATGCAGGACCAGTTGTCCTTCCAGGAAATCCTGATGGACACCATCCCGCATTTGGTGTGCTGGAAAGACAGGCAGTTGAATTATCTGGGGGCCAACCGGTATTTCATGGAATTTTTCGGAGTGGCCGACCCGGCCCGGAAGACCACAATCGGGCACATTGTGTCCCCCTTGCATCGTGAATTTATCGACTGGACCAACCGTTTGGACCGGAGGGTTGTGCTCTCGGAGAAGCCCCTGACCGGACTCAAACGGGGCGTGCCCAATGCCGCTGGTGAGCAACGGCAACTGGAGATCAAGAAGGTTCCCCTTCGTGACAAAAGCGGAGGAGTGGTGGGAACACTGACCACTGCCGAGGATGTGACCCGTGCCGCCAATCTGGAAAAGCAGTTGCTGCAGTCCCAGAAGATGGAGGCCATCGGTACTCTGGCTGGTGGAATTGCACATGATTTCAATAATATTCTGACCTCGATCATCAATTCCACCGAGCTGGCATTGATGGATGTGGATGGTCAGACCCCAGCTGGGCAGGATCTGGAGCGGTCACTGAAAGCTGCTCAGCGGGGAAGCGGTTTGGTCAAGCAGATTCTGACCTTCTCTCGACCTTCGAAAGAGGGTTTTGCCCCCATCAAGATTCAGGGAGTCGTGAGCGAAGCTGTTGCTCTGCTCCGGGCCTCACTGCCCCGAAATATCCAAGTGGAAACTCACGTGACCGAGGATTTGCCGCTTTGTGTGGCAGATCCCAATCAGATCAACCAGATTCTGATGAATCTGTGTACCAATGCCTTTCAGGCCATGCGCGAAACCGGTGGCCATCTGTCCGTGTCACTGGGTGAAGTGGGGGTCTGGGGAGATGATGCTGAGATTCGAAATATCGAGCCCGGGCGTTACGTCAAATTGACGGTTGCAGACTCCGGCCCGGGGATATCCCCGGAGGTTGTGGACAAGATTTTTGATCCGTTCTTCACCACCAAGGGCAAAGCCGAGGGTACGGGGCTTGGTTTGGCCGTGGTCTTGGGGATTGTTCGTGGGCATCGAGGGTCCATCGAAGTGGAAAGCTCCCCTGGGCATACGGCCTTTACGGCACTGTTCCCGGAAGCTCTGGGAGACGAGGTGCAGCCAGTGACTCCCATTCTGCCGGAGTTTATACCCGGAGCAGGTCATCTGCTGTTTGTGGAAGACGACGAGGATCAATATGAGACCATCCCCAGGGTCTTGGAAACATTGGGCTATTCAGTGACCCCAGCTCGCAATGCTGCCGAGGCTTTGGAAATCGTAGCGGGCGATCCCGATGGTTTTGATCTGGTGATTACTGATTTTGATATGCCGGGCCTGAATGGCCTGGAGTTGGCCCGAAGGCTTGCGTATGATCTGCCCGGTGTGCCGGTGGTCATGATCACCGGGCGTGAGCGGGCTGTGGACCATGCCAGTGCGTTGGATAACGTGAGCCGGATCGTACTCAAACCTTACGATCGAAATACCATCGCCCAGGCGATACGGGAGGTCTTGACGAATCATGAATCAAGAGACTGAGACCTTCGGCAGAATCCTTGTCATCGATGATGACCTGGAAGTGCGGGGCACCATGCAGAGCCTGCTGTCCCGGATGTTGTTGGAATGCGAAACCGCAGGAACCCTCGCCGACGGCCTGGATGCCCTTGCAGCCAGCGAGTTCGACTTGGTGTTTCTGGATGTGCGTTTGCCTGACGGCAATGGCCTGAATGCCTTGGGTCAGATCAAGGGAATGCCCGGTTCGCCCGAGGTTATCATCCTGACGGGGCAGGGTGATCCCGACGGTGCGGAGTTGGCCATCCAAGGTGGTGTCTGGGACTATCTGGTCAAGCCCTCACCCATCAAGCAGACCATGCTGAGTGTCCAGCGGGCGCTGAAGTATCATATGGAAAAGAAGGGCGCCACGCCCGTTGCTCTGGACCTGGACAACATGGTTGGCCATGGGCCGGAGATGAAACAGGTCTTCGACTTTATCGCCCAGGCCGCACGAAGCCATGCCGGAGTGTTGATCACCGGTGAAACAGGGACAGGCAAGGAACTGACCGCGCAGACCATTCACGAGAACAGCTTCCGTTCGGGGAACCGGTTTGTGGTGGTGGATTGCGCTTCGCTGACGGAAACCTTGCTGGAATCAACCTTGTTTGGTCATCGCAGAGGCGCCTTTACCGGTGCGGACAAGGACCGGACCGGGTTGGTCAAGCTGGCCGACGGCGGGACGTTGTTTCTGGATGAGGTGGGTGAAATGCCCATGAGCACTCAGAAGTCGTTCTTGAGAGTGTTGCAGGAAAAGCGTTTTCGACCAGTAGGAGAAACTCGCGAGGAAAAGAGCGACTTCCGGATTGTTTCGGCCACCAATAAAAATTTGGATCAGATGGTTGAGTCGGGGCATTTTCGCGGGGATCTGCTGTTCCGGCTGAAGACCATGAGCATGGAGCTACCGCCCCTGCGCTGTCGTCTGGCGGACATCAAGTTGTTGGCCATGCACCACGTGAGTCGTCTGTGTGAGCAGTATGATGCGCCGGTCAAGGGTTTTGGTTCCGACTTCTTTGAGGTGCTGTCCAGCTATGACTGGCCTGGCAACGTGCGTGAACTTTTCAATGTTCTGGAGCGAGCCTTTGTTGCTGCCGGTGAAGAGCGCACTTTGTATGCCATGCATCTGCCCAGAGACGTGCGCATCAAGGTGGCCAAGGCTTCTCTGGGAGGCGGAATGGACCGGCCCTGCAAGGACGTCTCGTCTCAGGCGGCATCCGGGATGGAACCAAGGCCTTCGCAATCACAATCTGCGGATACTGTAGCCGTTCCCCCCGTACAGACTCATTGGCAGACGAACCCTGTGCAGGCTCCTGCCCTTGAAGGCGTGGACTCGTTGTTTGCCCAGTCCACGCCAAGCCTGAAGGAATTCAAGTCCCAGATGGAGAAGCGTTATCTGGAACAGCTCATTGCCATGCACGACGGTGACGTGAAGGCTATCCTTGCGGCGTCAGGCTTGTCGCGATCACATTTTTACGCGTTGCTCAAAAAGAACGATGTTCAGATGAAAGCCGACTAGAATAACCAAAGGAAACGGATCGGTCTGCTTTGCCGGACTGTATTTGTCTGTGCTTGCTGATGGTTTTGCCCCTTCTTGAGGTGACTCTGGTCAGGTGATGTGTCATTTCAGCGGGCATATTATGCCACTCACCGAATATTCACTTGCGAATGACATGGTTCTCCGTCAAAAAAAGTGTAGATTGCAAGAGTGTCTGGTTTATCGGACCTTGGGGTCTTGAAAGTCGTCAAGAGTCGGCCTAGATTGGTTGCGCGCTCAATCGGGTGGCTTGAAATGCCGTGATATCACATGAATGGCACGGAATTTGTTCTAGGGGATCATCGTTTTATGCCTGGCCGGTTCTTTCGGGCTGTGGCTTTAAGGAAGAGAAGATCCGTACATTTTCAAATAAAGGAGAGGTAACCCAATGCCTAAGAAAATGAAAACTATGGACGGGAATACAGCTGCTGCACACATCGCTTATGCGTTGTCTGATTCCTCAGCTATCTATCCCATCACGCCTTCCACGCCTATGGGCGAACTGTCTGACGACTGGGCTGCCGCTGGCCTGAAGAACATTTTCGGTCAGACCGTCGACGTCAAACAGATGCAGTCCGAGGCCGGAGCTGCCGGTGCCATGCACGGCATGCTGGCGGCCGGTGCCCTGACCAGCACCTTCACCGCCTCCCAGGGCCTGCTGCTGATGATCCCCAACATGTATAAGATGTCCGGCGAACTGCTGCCCGGCGTCTTCCATGTCACTGCCCGAGCCATTGCAGCCCATGCGCTGTCAATCTTCGGCGATCATCAGGACGTCATGGCCTGCCGCCAGACCGGCTTCTCCATGCTGGCTTCCGGTTCCGTTCAGGAAGCCATGGATATGGCTCTTGTGGCGCATTTGTCCGCCATCGAGTCCAGCGTGCCTTTCCTGCACTTCTTTGACGGCTTCCGGACCTCCCATGAGATTCAGAAGGTCGAGGTCATCGACTACGAAGACATCAAGAAGATCGTGAACTGGGAAGCCATCGAGGATTTCCGTGCCCGCGCTGCCAACCCCGAGCATCCCGAGATTCGTGGTACTGCCCAGAACCCCGATATTTACTACCAGGGGCGTGAGGCCGCCAACTCCTTCTACGACGCCGTGCCCGGCATCGTGGCCGAGTCCATGAAGAAGGTCGCTTCCATCACCGGCCGCAAGTACAAGCTCTTTGATTACGTTGGTGATCCCGAGGCCGACCGTGTTGTCGTGTCCATGGGTTCCTCCAACGAGTGTCTGGAAGAGGTTGTCAACTACCTGAACAGCCAGGGTGAGCGCGTTGGTCTGATCAAGGTTCGCCTGTTCCGTCCGTTCGTGACCGACTCCTTCCTGGAGGCTCTGCCCGCCACCGCGAGCACCGTCACTGTCCTGGACCGCACCAAGGAGCCTGGCGCCATCGGTGACCCCATGTACATGGACATCTGCACCGCCTTCATGGAGAAGAGTCACGCCCCCACCGTCGTGGCCGGTCGTTACGGTCTCGGATCCAAGGAGTTCACTCCTGCCATGGCGCGTGCCGTGTTCGACAATATGAAGTCTGCCCAGCCCAAGACCAAGTTCAACGTGGGCATCATCGACGATGTGACCAACACTTCACTGGAAGTCGAGGCCGCCCTGGATACCACCCCCGAAGGCACCGTGCAGTGCAAGTTCTGGGGCCTGGGTGCCGACGGTACCGTTGGCGCCAACAAGAGCGCCATCAAGATCATCGGTGACAACACCGACATGTACGCCCAGGGTTACTTCGCCTACGACTCCAAGAAGTCCGGCGGTATCACCGTGTCGCACCTGCGCTTTGGTGACAGCCCCATCCAGTCCACCTACCTGGTCAACGCCGCTGATTACGTGGCCTGCCACAATCCGGCCTACGTGCATCAGTACGACCTGCTGGATGGTATCAAGGACGGCGGCACCTTCGTGCTGAACAGTCCCTTGAGCGCCGAGGAAATGGAAAAAGAGCTGCCTGCCGCGCTGCGCCGCACCATTGCCGAGAAGAACCTGAAGTTCTACACCATTGACGCTGTGAAGATTGCAGCCGAAGTGGGTCTTGGTGGCCGCATCAACATGGTCATGCAGACCGCCTTCTTCAAGCTGGCCAACGTGATTCCCTTCGACAAGGCCGTTGAGCTCTTGAAGGGTGCCATTCACAAAGCCTACGGCAAGAAGGGCGACAAGATCGTCAATATGAACTACGCCGCCGTGGACAAAGCCACCGAAGCCATCGTTGAGATCAAGGTGCCTGCTTCCTGGGCCGAGGCCGTGGCCGGTGACGCCGACTCCGCGTCCGAGCCCCGGTTCATCGCCGATGTGGTTCGTCCCATCCTGGGCCAGAAGGGTGATGACCTGCCGGTCTCCGCCTTTGAGCCTGATGGACTGTTCCCGGTCGCAACCGCCCAGTACGAGAAGCGCGGCGTGGCCATCAACGTGCCCGAGTGGATTGCTGACAACTGCATTCAGTGCAACCAGTGCTCCTTTGTCTGCCCGCACGCTGCCATCCGTCCCTATGTGGCCACTGACGAAGAACTCAAGGGTGCTCCGGCTGCCTTCGAGACCATTGATATCAAGGGCTCCAAGGAGCTCAAGGACATGAAGTACCGCATGCAGGTCTACGCTCAGGATTGTCTGGGTTGTGGCAACTGTGCGGACATCTGCCCGGCCAAGGAAAAGGCGCTGGTCATGAAGCCCATCGCTTCGCAGTTGGAGGCCGAGGTCCCCAATCTGGCCTTTGCCCAGGCGAGCATCACCGAGAAGTCCGGCCTGCTGGGCAAGCGCGATAACGTCAAGAACTCCCAGCTGTTCCAGCCCCTGATGGAATTCTCCGGTGCCTGCGCCGGTTGTGGCGAGACCCCCTATGTGAAGGTTCTGACCCAGTTGTTCGGTGAGCGTATGGTCATCGCCAATGCCACGGGTTGCTCCTCCATCTGGGGTGCTTCCGCTCCCACCACTCCCTACACCGTGAACCGCGAAGGCTTTGGCCCGACCTGGGGGAACTCCCTGTTCGAGGATGCTGCCGAGTTCGGTTACGGCATGGCCATGGGTGTGCAGCAACGTCGAGCCAAGTTGACCGACCTGGTGACCACCGCCCTTGAGGGTGAACTCCCGGCCGAGCTCAAGGAGGCCATGACTGGCTGGTTGGAGAACAAGGACAACGCTGAAGAGTCCAAGACCTTCGGCGACCAGATGCGTGACCTGATCTGTGTCGCAGCGCCCTCCGAGCTGCTGGAAGAGATCCTGTCCATGGATGACCTGTTCACCAAGAAGTCCAGCTGGATCTTCGGTGGTGACGGTTGGGCCTACGACATCGGTTACGGCGGTCTGGACCACGTTCTGGCTTCCGGCGAGGACATCAACGTGTTCGTCATGGACACCGAGGTGTACTCCAACACCGGCGGACAGTCCTCCAAGGCCACGCCGGTCGGTTCCATTGCCAAGTTTGCCGCTTCCGGCAAGAAGACCGGCAAGAAGGACCTGGGCCGTATGGCAATGACCTACGGATACGTGTACGTGGCTTCCGTTGCTATGGGCGCTAACAAACAGCAGTTCATGAAGGCCATCACCGAGGCCGAGGCCTACCCCGGTCCGTCCCTGGTCATCGCTTACGCCCCCTGTATCAACCAGGGCATCCGCAAGGGTATGGGCAAGACCCAGCTCGAGCAGGATCTGGCAGTGAAGTCCGGTTACTGGCCGCTGTATCGCTACAATCCTGAGTTGGCTGACCAGGGTAAGAACCCCTTCCAGCTCGATTACAAGAAGGACCCCGATGGTTCTCTGCAGGAGTTCCTGTCCGGTGAAAACCGATACGGTCTGCTGGAGCGTACCTTCCCCGAGGAGTCCAAGAAGCTGCGTGCCCAGATCGAGGCCGATTACCTCGTGCGGCATGAGCTGTTGAAGAATATGGCCGACGCTGCTCCCATTACCGTGGCGGCATCCGGTGCCACCGGTAGCGCATCCGCCGAAGACGGTGGCAAGTGCGAAGTCTCTGACACTGCTGAGCATGCCCACAAGAGCGGCGAAGCCTGTGACGACGGACGGTCCGGCAAATAACGAATAAACTGACACGTAGTGTTTCGAGTTATTAATCAACTCACCTCCATACACTACTTCTTACGCAGACGGGGCGACGCCAATAGGCGCCGCCCCGTTCTGTTTTTCGAGTCACTGGTTTTTCGAGTCTTTTTTTTCGGACAAGGTGTGACCAATCTGTCACCCAGACCGTGCTTGTTTTCACTCGCGAATGAGGTATGATGAAGGTTCTAGGATTTCGACCTCGTTTTGAACATCTTCAGATTGGTCGTTGAAGAGTGTTCGGATTCTCTCCTGGCAGGTGTCTCGCCGATCAAGAATGCTCTTTGTCCTGTTTTTCAGTCCGGTTTATCAGACCATTGGAACACCAAAAATAACCACTCAGGGGGTGTGGTCTTGTAACTTGCTGAAATGATAGTAGTAAAAAGGGGCTGAGCGATTTGGCACGCTCCTTGTTTTAGAAGGGTTGCTTTTCGTTCAACCCTAACCGATTTTTTAAAGGAGCCTGTCTATGTCTATCGGTGTTCTGGCGCTCGTCGCCGCTGTTCCCATCCTTATCGCTCTGGTGCTCATGGTCGGCATGCGCTGGCCCGCCACCAAAGCCATGCCTCTGGCCTGGTTGGCCGCAGCTCTGGGCGCCATCGGCGTTTGGGGCCTGCCCGTCGGTTACGTGACCGCATTGACCCTGCAGGGATTTGTGACCGCCATCGGCATCCTGATCATCGTCTTCGGCGCCATCCTGATTCTGCGCACGCTGCAGCACTCGGGCGGCATGGAGACCATCCAGTATGGCATGCAGAACATCACCGCTGACCGTCGCATCCAGGCGATCATCATCGGTTACATGTTCGCCGCTTTCATCGAAGGCGCTGCCGGTTTCGGTACTCCTGCCGCACTGGCCGCACCGCTGCTGCTGTCCCTGGGCTTCCCCCCGCTGGCCGCCGCAGTTATCTGCCTTGTGTTCAACTCTTTCCCCGTGACCTTCGGCGCAGTCGGTACCCCCGTTGTGCTGGGTCTGAAGTTCCTGGCTCCCTCCGTGAACGACGCTGTCGCTTCCGGCGCCGCAGTGAACTTTGCCAACATGGGCGACTTCAACATGGTCGTCGGCCAGTGGGCCACCCTGATGCACCTCGGCATGATCTTCATCCTGCCGGTCTTCATGCTTGGCTTCATCACTCGTTTCTTCGGTCCCAAGCGCAGCTGGGCTGATGGGTTCGCTGCCTGGAAGTTCTGTATCTTCGCCGCAGTGTCCTTCACCGTTCCCTATCTGTTCTTTGCTTGGAATGTTGGCCCCGAGTTCCCGTCCCTGATCGGTGGACTGATTGGTCTTGGTGTCATCGTGGCCGGTGCTAAGGCCGGTTTCTGCATGCCCAAGGAATCTTTTGATTTCGGCCCCTCCGACAAGTGGGAGCCTGAGTGGACCGGTTCCGTCAAGTCTGATGGCACCACCGAGTTCAAGGCTCACATGAGCCAGTTCAAGGCCTGGTTGCCTTACATTCTGATCGGCCTGATTCTGGTCGTGACCCGTATCCCAGAGCTCGGCCTGAAGGGTATGCTCGCTGGCGTGGCCATCAAGTTCAGCCACATCCTGGGCTTTGAGTCTGTCAACGCCAAGATCGCTTATCTGTACCTGCCCGGTACCATTCCGTTCATGCTGGTGGCCGTCCTGACCATCTTCATTCACGGCATGCCCGGCGACAAGGTTAAGATGGCCTGGGGCCAGGCTATCGCCAC is part of the Desulfovibrio ferrophilus genome and harbors:
- the nifJ gene encoding pyruvate:ferredoxin (flavodoxin) oxidoreductase; protein product: MPKKMKTMDGNTAAAHIAYALSDSSAIYPITPSTPMGELSDDWAAAGLKNIFGQTVDVKQMQSEAGAAGAMHGMLAAGALTSTFTASQGLLLMIPNMYKMSGELLPGVFHVTARAIAAHALSIFGDHQDVMACRQTGFSMLASGSVQEAMDMALVAHLSAIESSVPFLHFFDGFRTSHEIQKVEVIDYEDIKKIVNWEAIEDFRARAANPEHPEIRGTAQNPDIYYQGREAANSFYDAVPGIVAESMKKVASITGRKYKLFDYVGDPEADRVVVSMGSSNECLEEVVNYLNSQGERVGLIKVRLFRPFVTDSFLEALPATASTVTVLDRTKEPGAIGDPMYMDICTAFMEKSHAPTVVAGRYGLGSKEFTPAMARAVFDNMKSAQPKTKFNVGIIDDVTNTSLEVEAALDTTPEGTVQCKFWGLGADGTVGANKSAIKIIGDNTDMYAQGYFAYDSKKSGGITVSHLRFGDSPIQSTYLVNAADYVACHNPAYVHQYDLLDGIKDGGTFVLNSPLSAEEMEKELPAALRRTIAEKNLKFYTIDAVKIAAEVGLGGRINMVMQTAFFKLANVIPFDKAVELLKGAIHKAYGKKGDKIVNMNYAAVDKATEAIVEIKVPASWAEAVAGDADSASEPRFIADVVRPILGQKGDDLPVSAFEPDGLFPVATAQYEKRGVAINVPEWIADNCIQCNQCSFVCPHAAIRPYVATDEELKGAPAAFETIDIKGSKELKDMKYRMQVYAQDCLGCGNCADICPAKEKALVMKPIASQLEAEVPNLAFAQASITEKSGLLGKRDNVKNSQLFQPLMEFSGACAGCGETPYVKVLTQLFGERMVIANATGCSSIWGASAPTTPYTVNREGFGPTWGNSLFEDAAEFGYGMAMGVQQRRAKLTDLVTTALEGELPAELKEAMTGWLENKDNAEESKTFGDQMRDLICVAAPSELLEEILSMDDLFTKKSSWIFGGDGWAYDIGYGGLDHVLASGEDINVFVMDTEVYSNTGGQSSKATPVGSIAKFAASGKKTGKKDLGRMAMTYGYVYVASVAMGANKQQFMKAITEAEAYPGPSLVIAYAPCINQGIRKGMGKTQLEQDLAVKSGYWPLYRYNPELADQGKNPFQLDYKKDPDGSLQEFLSGENRYGLLERTFPEESKKLRAQIEADYLVRHELLKNMADAAPITVAASGATGSASAEDGGKCEVSDTAEHAHKSGEACDDGRSGK
- a CDS encoding L-lactate permease; its protein translation is MSIGVLALVAAVPILIALVLMVGMRWPATKAMPLAWLAAALGAIGVWGLPVGYVTALTLQGFVTAIGILIIVFGAILILRTLQHSGGMETIQYGMQNITADRRIQAIIIGYMFAAFIEGAAGFGTPAALAAPLLLSLGFPPLAAAVICLVFNSFPVTFGAVGTPVVLGLKFLAPSVNDAVASGAAVNFANMGDFNMVVGQWATLMHLGMIFILPVFMLGFITRFFGPKRSWADGFAAWKFCIFAAVSFTVPYLFFAWNVGPEFPSLIGGLIGLGVIVAGAKAGFCMPKESFDFGPSDKWEPEWTGSVKSDGTTEFKAHMSQFKAWLPYILIGLILVVTRIPELGLKGMLAGVAIKFSHILGFESVNAKIAYLYLPGTIPFMLVAVLTIFIHGMPGDKVKMAWGQAIATMKNPTIALFAAVALVSIFRGSGIADVALNPNAYPSMPLAMAKAVAGVAGNAWPVFASFVGGLGAFITGSNTVSDLLFAEFQWGVATQLDLPRQIIVAAQAVGGGMGNMICIHNIVAVCAVVGLSGMEGQILKKTVWPFLLYGTVVGIVASLMSFVFLPHLF